The proteins below are encoded in one region of Paenibacillus sp. YYML68:
- a CDS encoding phosphatase PAP2 family protein: protein MKALTVAAICALLFIILAITVPEEGANGLDAAVQQLVRQGGEPEQHMLWKSINELGSTTGFAAVTLLMTAAVWLLGKRKDAVLLVSTVVTSLLLNQVLKSMFARVRPVHDKLIEADGYSFPSGNATVGIALYGFLIYIIWQYAPVWARALALLAGAVLIGMIGYARLYYGVHYVTDIAAGYAAGLLCIALAAYARGRLGKRVPESGDCGA, encoded by the coding sequence ATGAAAGCATTAACTGTGGCGGCGATCTGCGCGCTGTTATTCATCATACTGGCTATTACCGTGCCGGAGGAAGGAGCGAACGGCCTCGATGCGGCGGTGCAGCAGCTTGTGCGGCAAGGGGGAGAGCCTGAGCAGCATATGCTGTGGAAGAGCATCAATGAGCTCGGCTCCACGACTGGCTTCGCCGCGGTGACCTTGCTGATGACGGCGGCGGTGTGGCTGCTCGGCAAGCGCAAGGATGCAGTGCTGCTAGTCAGTACAGTCGTCACCTCGCTGCTCTTGAACCAGGTGCTGAAATCAATGTTCGCCAGGGTGCGTCCCGTGCATGACAAGCTGATTGAGGCGGACGGCTACAGCTTCCCGAGCGGCAACGCGACGGTCGGCATCGCTTTATACGGCTTCCTTATCTATATCATTTGGCAATATGCGCCTGTGTGGGCCAGAGCGCTGGCTCTGCTTGCGGGAGCTGTCCTCATCGGGATGATCGGCTACGCTCGTTTGTACTACGGTGTTCATTACGTCACCGATATCGCCGCCGGCTATGCGGCTGGACTGCTCTGTATTGCCTTGGC
- a CDS encoding PH domain-containing protein, translated as MFGKVASDLLGLSDVGSVIKRQDYDKVDADDYVMHEDGEKIYFLIKSKTDEYCFTNKALIHLDGTSAVSKKRMLRRYSYSSSTISNVLLETAGTVDLDVEIKFTIGSSAFSIDVHKKHLEELKDLYKSLIKISELTHENEQTLDYARLSLDLASAALGRASVKEGDAAHQFKSINEAAFQWLVDARKQYAVKDFGFVFERYINQ; from the coding sequence ATGTTCGGTAAGGTAGCGTCAGATCTGTTGGGGCTTAGCGATGTAGGTTCAGTGATCAAGAGGCAGGACTACGATAAGGTCGATGCGGACGATTATGTGATGCATGAGGACGGGGAGAAGATCTATTTCCTCATCAAATCGAAGACGGACGAATACTGCTTCACGAACAAGGCGCTCATCCACCTGGACGGCACGAGCGCGGTCAGCAAGAAGCGGATGCTGCGCCGCTACAGCTACAGCTCGAGCACGATCTCGAACGTGCTGCTGGAGACGGCCGGTACGGTGGACCTTGATGTTGAGATTAAGTTCACGATTGGCTCCTCTGCATTCTCCATCGACGTACATAAGAAGCATCTGGAGGAGCTGAAGGACCTCTACAAGTCGCTGATCAAGATCTCCGAGCTGACTCATGAGAACGAGCAGACGCTTGATTATGCCCGTCTCAGTCTGGACCTCGCTTCTGCAGCGCTCGGCCGTGCATCCGTGAAGGAAGGCGATGCCGCGCACCAGTTCAAGTCGATCAACGAAGCGGCGTTCCAGTGGCTCGTCGATGCCCGCAAGCAATATGCGGTGAAAGACTTCGGCTTCGTATTCGAGAGATATATCAATCAGTAG